From the genome of Miscanthus floridulus cultivar M001 chromosome 10, ASM1932011v1, whole genome shotgun sequence, one region includes:
- the LOC136488875 gene encoding putative serpin-Z5: MLYHSLPKFCMCVLLPDDRKGLQGMVEEIASSPKFFHDHLPLKCVPVGQFWLPKFKLSFETRIVTEDLKHLGLHLPFDEAEENMTDRLLEEDERCVFVSHVIHKAVIEMTEAGSEAAAVTVECDDMGCSLYDDSPPPPKPVDFVAEHPFAFFIVEETSGAVVFSRHVLDPSKEE, translated from the coding sequence ATGCTCTACCACAGCCTACCCAAGTTCTGCATGTGTGTCTTACTCCCCGACGACCGCAAGGGTCTTCAAGGCATGGTAGAGGAGATAGCGTCGTCCCCGAAGTTCTTCCACGACCATCTGCCGCTGAAGTGTGTCCCCGTCGGCCAGTTCTGGCTACCGAAGTTCAAGCTGAGCTTTGAGACAAGAATAGTCACCGAGGACCTTAAACATCTGGGGCTTCATCTGCCCTTCGATGAAGCAGAGGAGAACATGACCGACAGGCTCCTTGAGGAAGACGAGCGTTGTGTGTTTGTCAGCCATGTCATCCACAAGGCAGTTATCGAGATGACCGAGGCGGGGAGCGAGGCAGCAGCGGTCACCGTGGAGTGCGATGATATGGGTTGCTCGCTGTATGATGACTCTCCGCCACCGCCGAAGCCGGTGGATTTCGTCGCCGAGCACCCGTTCGCCTTCTTCATCGTGGAGGAGACGTCAGGCGCCGTTGTCTTTTCTAGGCATGTTCTTGACCCTTCTAAGGAAGAGTAG